A portion of the Limosilactobacillus reuteri genome contains these proteins:
- a CDS encoding ROK family protein, protein MQRQYLSIDIGGTEIKSALIDHSGNIFEKNHVPTPHQKEAFLAAIFAVVEPVLDRVTAICVSLPGVVNPATEEVKFTGALGFMGTFNFAAYLESRAHCPVYVGNDANCATLAEMWLGNLNGISNGAVITLGTSVGGGIVINNQLLHGPHFQAGELSAMIIDNDAPELHYSTMGATTSAVKMIETMADICDIKDKTDGRRVFKEINRHNPVIWSLFEGFCRRVAILILNIQTVVDLERVLIGGGISAQKILIDEIKKQFMLLQKGDYRLHDDVTMPEIMTAKFGNKANLLGALYGLLLTIE, encoded by the coding sequence ATGCAACGACAGTATTTGAGTATTGATATTGGTGGGACAGAGATAAAGAGTGCGTTAATTGATCACTCTGGTAATATTTTTGAGAAAAATCATGTCCCAACTCCTCATCAAAAAGAAGCATTTCTGGCTGCAATCTTTGCTGTTGTGGAGCCGGTTTTAGACAGGGTCACTGCGATTTGTGTCAGTCTTCCAGGAGTCGTCAATCCGGCGACGGAAGAGGTAAAGTTTACTGGTGCCCTTGGCTTTATGGGGACCTTTAACTTTGCAGCCTATCTAGAATCACGAGCTCATTGCCCAGTATATGTTGGTAATGATGCTAATTGTGCGACATTGGCGGAAATGTGGCTTGGCAATCTCAACGGTATCAGTAATGGCGCTGTAATTACATTAGGAACTTCAGTTGGCGGCGGGATTGTTATTAATAACCAGCTCTTGCATGGACCACATTTTCAGGCTGGTGAATTAAGTGCCATGATCATTGATAATGATGCGCCTGAACTTCACTATTCGACAATGGGGGCTACTACTTCAGCAGTTAAGATGATTGAAACCATGGCTGACATTTGTGATATTAAGGATAAAACGGATGGCCGACGAGTATTTAAAGAAATTAATCGTCATAATCCAGTTATTTGGTCTTTATTTGAAGGCTTTTGTCGGCGAGTAGCTATCCTAATCTTAAATATTCAGACAGTTGTTGACCTTGAACGGGTCCTTATTGGTGGTGGCATTAGTGCACAAAAAATTTTAATTGATGAAATAAAGAAACAATTTATGCTTTTACAAAAGGGTGATTATCGTCTTCATGATGATGTCACGATGCCAGAAATAATGACCGCAAAGTTTGGCAATAAAGCTAATTTATTAGGTGCATTGTATGGATTGCTATTGACAATTGAATGA
- the brnQ gene encoding branched-chain amino acid transport system II carrier protein: protein MSSIKAACKTYLVIGSLIFGMLFGAGNLIFPVHLGQLAGNQWIAATGGFLLSGVLLPLFALLAISITHANGLYELALPNGKRFALIFLVLVQIIIGPLCATPRTATVPYTIGVAPYLSKGMQGWGLLTYTGAFFLIVYFFATREGKITEIIGKVLNPIFLIMLFLIFLLAFIHPMGSTTTPQPTPEYVNHAFSNGFIQGYNTVDALAALVFGVTIITAIRQLGFKSQQSVSLATTKGGMIGILGIGILYIGLIYLGTTSRHQFAIAANGGTTLNQIAHYYMGDFGNVLLLTLATITCMTTAMGLVVAFAQDFHYRFPQISYKAFLRGNCLLSFLVANMGLDRIVSWSIPVLMFLYPLAIVLILLGIFSPLFKGDSLIYRVTTGITMIPAFFDMVNAFPPVLRDTSFSMSLIHFAEKYFSLYQLGFSWLPFTLVGLFISICIWYPQQRSRV, encoded by the coding sequence ATGAGCTCAATTAAAGCAGCGTGTAAAACCTACTTGGTAATTGGGTCGCTAATTTTTGGAATGTTATTTGGGGCAGGAAATTTAATTTTTCCTGTGCATTTAGGACAATTAGCCGGTAACCAGTGGATAGCAGCGACGGGTGGATTCTTGCTTTCTGGTGTTCTTTTACCGCTATTTGCATTACTAGCGATTAGTATTACACATGCAAATGGATTATATGAACTAGCTTTACCAAATGGGAAAAGGTTTGCCCTTATTTTCCTTGTCCTGGTTCAAATAATTATTGGACCTTTATGTGCAACCCCGCGTACGGCAACTGTTCCTTATACGATTGGAGTTGCGCCATATTTAAGTAAAGGGATGCAAGGCTGGGGATTATTAACCTATACCGGAGCATTTTTTCTAATTGTTTACTTTTTTGCAACGCGTGAAGGAAAAATCACTGAAATAATTGGTAAGGTTTTAAATCCGATTTTCCTTATTATGTTATTTTTGATCTTTCTTCTCGCCTTTATTCATCCAATGGGAAGTACAACTACTCCCCAACCAACTCCAGAATATGTTAATCATGCCTTTAGTAATGGTTTTATTCAGGGATATAACACTGTTGATGCATTAGCAGCATTGGTTTTTGGCGTTACGATTATTACTGCAATCCGCCAACTTGGTTTTAAATCTCAACAATCAGTTTCACTCGCTACTACCAAGGGTGGAATGATTGGAATTTTGGGAATTGGGATTTTATATATTGGACTAATTTATTTAGGGACAACGAGTCGGCACCAATTCGCAATCGCAGCTAATGGGGGAACAACATTAAATCAAATTGCTCATTATTATATGGGAGATTTTGGAAATGTATTATTGTTAACCCTTGCGACAATCACGTGTATGACAACGGCGATGGGGTTAGTAGTTGCTTTTGCTCAGGACTTTCATTATCGTTTTCCCCAGATTTCTTATAAAGCCTTTTTACGGGGCAATTGCCTATTGTCATTTCTAGTTGCTAATATGGGATTAGATCGGATCGTTTCATGGTCGATACCAGTTTTAATGTTCCTTTATCCGTTAGCCATTGTGTTGATCCTACTAGGTATTTTTTCGCCCCTATTCAAGGGAGATTCGTTAATTTACCGGGTCACGACAGGTATAACAATGATTCCTGCGTTTTTTGATATGGTAAATGCTTTCCCACCGGTTTTACGGGATACCTCATTTAGTATGTCATTAATTCATTTTGCAGAAAAATACTTTTCCTTGTATCAACTTGGCTTTAGTTGGTTGCCTTTTACCCTGGTGGGCTTATTCATCAGTATTTGTATATGGTACCCTCAGCAGCGGAGTCGTGTATAA
- a CDS encoding alpha/beta hydrolase — protein sequence MEITIKRDGLKLYGLLEGTTTIKNDTVAILMHGFKGNLGYDDSKILYALSHYLNQQGIPTLRFDFDGTGHSDGEFKNMTVFSEILDGMKIIDYAHTTMQAKKIYLIGHSQGGVVASMLAAYYRDIITKLVLLASAATLKDDALKGVCQGSQYDPNHIPETVDVHGFTVGGDYFRTAQLLPIYETAQHYSGPTLLIHGLGDNVVSSEASKKYNVIMPNSELHLIPEEGHMFNGSQRQEILELVANFLKN from the coding sequence ATGGAAATAACAATCAAACGAGATGGTCTAAAACTATATGGCCTTCTTGAAGGAACAACGACGATTAAAAACGATACGGTTGCAATTCTGATGCATGGCTTTAAGGGCAATCTGGGATATGATGATTCTAAAATTCTATATGCTCTTTCGCACTATTTAAACCAACAAGGAATTCCAACGTTACGCTTTGACTTTGATGGAACTGGCCATAGTGATGGTGAATTCAAGAATATGACAGTTTTCAGTGAAATCCTGGATGGAATGAAAATCATTGACTATGCTCATACCACTATGCAAGCAAAGAAGATTTACCTTATTGGTCATTCGCAAGGTGGGGTAGTTGCTTCGATGCTGGCGGCTTATTATCGCGATATTATTACAAAACTGGTACTGCTGGCATCTGCTGCAACCTTGAAAGATGATGCGCTAAAAGGAGTTTGTCAGGGAAGCCAATATGACCCTAACCATATACCAGAAACGGTTGATGTGCATGGCTTTACCGTTGGTGGTGACTACTTTCGAACGGCGCAGCTTTTACCAATTTACGAAACAGCACAGCATTATAGTGGACCGACACTGCTAATTCATGGGTTAGGTGATAATGTAGTTTCCTCGGAAGCTTCAAAGAAATATAATGTGATCATGCCTAACAGTGAGTTGCATTTAATTCCGGAAGAAGGGCATATGTTTAATGGCTCACAACGCCAAGAAATTTTGGAACTGGTAGCTAACTTTTTAAAAAATTAG
- a CDS encoding ISL3 family transposase — translation MNNSIKTILGIKDPYLKLDEKNFDNPIEDQPNQIIVHLIQTYPMHCPKCVHLMCKNGYRTVNCLGPELHFKPTIWSIKKQKYICKASSSCPEVVTKLAAVEDIHYRNHISLAIKQRAMMLLTKNESQSDLAKELNVSDWTIRRVITNLDQFFKPNYHWLPRHIAFDDFKSGRFAPSGMSMILMNIENKRTLDIILSRKNSYLRKYFLRYDRSARLAVQTVTVDLYTPYRHLIHELFPHALIIADHFHIVAQAYRAFNKIRIQVMNRAGAGTHKWRALKHFWKLLLTPANELKYDNYWSRRNFSYAQLTDVEVIHRLLSFDNELKRAYEYYQNLILVIAHRSKKELKNLLAIKWTQLPQALQKVQHTLRSHKQEIYNSFKYDTYTNGPVEGTNNKIKVIKRTTYGFRNFFNFRIRILLALPNTYIAINWRNKQTAHAKVQAQAA, via the coding sequence ATGAACAATTCTATCAAAACTATCTTAGGAATTAAAGATCCTTACCTCAAACTAGATGAAAAGAATTTTGATAACCCAATTGAAGATCAACCTAATCAAATCATTGTCCATCTTATTCAAACTTACCCCATGCATTGCCCAAAATGTGTACACTTAATGTGTAAAAATGGCTATAGAACAGTTAATTGCTTGGGACCAGAGCTTCACTTTAAGCCAACAATCTGGTCGATTAAAAAGCAAAAATATATCTGTAAAGCTTCTTCTTCTTGCCCTGAAGTAGTTACTAAATTAGCAGCCGTTGAAGATATTCATTATCGTAATCATATCTCTTTAGCGATAAAACAACGGGCAATGATGCTTCTAACAAAAAACGAATCACAAAGTGATTTAGCCAAAGAATTAAATGTCTCTGACTGGACAATTAGACGAGTCATTACAAATCTTGATCAGTTTTTTAAGCCTAACTATCATTGGTTACCTCGCCATATTGCCTTTGATGATTTCAAGTCTGGTCGCTTTGCCCCCAGCGGAATGAGTATGATTCTAATGAATATTGAAAATAAGCGGACGCTTGATATTATCTTGTCACGTAAAAATAGCTATCTGCGAAAATACTTTCTTCGATATGACCGTTCAGCACGCTTAGCAGTTCAAACAGTAACGGTTGACTTGTACACTCCTTACCGCCATTTGATTCATGAGCTTTTCCCCCACGCTTTAATTATCGCTGATCATTTTCATATTGTTGCTCAAGCATATCGTGCATTTAACAAAATTAGGATCCAAGTAATGAATCGTGCCGGTGCTGGCACTCATAAATGGCGTGCACTTAAGCACTTTTGGAAATTACTCCTAACGCCTGCTAATGAGCTTAAATATGATAATTATTGGTCAAGGCGTAACTTTAGTTACGCTCAATTAACCGATGTGGAAGTCATTCATCGTCTTCTAAGCTTTGATAATGAACTAAAAAGGGCTTATGAATACTATCAAAACTTAATTCTGGTGATTGCTCATCGTAGCAAGAAAGAATTAAAAAACTTACTCGCGATTAAATGGACGCAGCTTCCCCAAGCACTGCAAAAAGTTCAGCATACTCTTCGCAGCCATAAACAAGAAATTTACAATAGTTTTAAATATGATACCTATACAAATGGTCCCGTTGAAGGAACTAACAATAAAATTAAAGTTATTAAACGAACTACTTATGGCTTTCGTAATTTCTTTAATTTCCGAATTAGAATCCTCCTTGCATTACCAAATACCTACATTGCAATAAACTGGAGAAATAAACAAACAGCTCATGCCAAAGTCCAGGCACAAGCTGCTTAG
- a CDS encoding phosphoketolase family protein, protein MAVDYDSKKYLESVDAYWRAANYLSVGTLYLMGDPLLRQPLKAEDVKPKPIGHWGTIVPQNFIYAHLNRVIKKYDLDMFYIEGSGHGGQVMVNNSYLDGSYTEIYPEYTQDTKGMAKLFKHFSFPGGTASHAAPETPGSIHEGGELGYSLSHGVGAILDNPEVIAAVEIGDGEAETGPLMASWFSDKFINPIKDGAVLPIIQVNGFKISNPTILSRMSDEELTKYFEGMGWKPYFVSAYKEADRDGEFNGYKPHMEVHEEMAKTLDKVVEEIKAIQKNARENNDNSLPQWPMIIFRAPKGWTGPKTDLDGNPIENSFRAHQIPVPVSQDDMEHKDILVDWLKSYKPEELFDEDGHPVALVEENTPEGNRRMAMNPITNGGIDPKPLVLPNYRDFAIDVQNPGSVVKQDMLEWGKYLNKMAELNPTNFRGFGPDESKSNRLYAFLDGQKRQWMESVHEPNDEDVAPQGRMIDSQLSEHQAEGFLEGYTLTGRHGFFATYEAFGRIVDSMLTQHMKWLRKAKDLYWRHQYPALNFVDTSTVFQQDHNGYTHQDPGLLTHLFEKERPDLVKEYLPADTNSLMAVSNKAFRNQECINLFVTSKHPRAQWFSIDEATQLADNGLGYIDWASTDQGTEPDVVFASSGTEPTEEALAAIDILHDNFPELKIRYINIIEIMRLMNTDKNPEGLTDAEFNSYFTTDKPVIFAWHGFRDMIQALFFDRANRNVHIHSYEENGDITTPFDMRVLNELDRFHLAKDAIQSVPGYEQKSAAFVAKMDNMINKHNHYIRSEGKDLPEVTNWTWKGLK, encoded by the coding sequence ATGGCAGTAGATTACGATTCCAAGAAATACTTGGAAAGTGTTGATGCTTACTGGCGTGCAGCTAACTACCTTTCAGTTGGTACATTATACTTAATGGGTGATCCATTACTTCGCCAACCATTAAAGGCAGAAGATGTTAAGCCTAAGCCAATTGGTCACTGGGGTACTATTGTTCCTCAAAACTTCATTTACGCACACTTGAACCGTGTAATTAAGAAGTATGACCTTGATATGTTCTACATCGAAGGTTCAGGTCACGGTGGCCAAGTTATGGTTAACAACTCATACTTGGATGGTTCATACACTGAAATTTATCCTGAATATACTCAAGATACTAAGGGAATGGCTAAGTTATTCAAGCACTTCTCATTCCCAGGCGGTACTGCATCACACGCTGCACCTGAAACACCAGGTTCAATCCACGAAGGTGGGGAACTTGGTTACTCACTTTCACACGGTGTTGGTGCTATCTTAGATAACCCAGAAGTTATTGCCGCTGTTGAAATCGGTGATGGTGAAGCTGAAACTGGTCCATTAATGGCATCATGGTTCTCAGACAAGTTCATCAACCCAATCAAGGATGGTGCGGTATTACCAATCATCCAAGTTAACGGATTCAAGATTTCTAACCCTACTATCCTTTCACGGATGAGCGACGAAGAACTTACTAAGTACTTCGAAGGTATGGGTTGGAAGCCATACTTTGTTTCAGCTTACAAAGAAGCTGACCGTGATGGTGAATTCAATGGTTACAAGCCTCACATGGAAGTTCACGAAGAAATGGCTAAGACTTTGGACAAGGTTGTTGAAGAAATCAAGGCTATTCAAAAGAACGCTCGTGAAAACAATGATAACTCATTACCACAATGGCCAATGATTATCTTCCGTGCACCTAAGGGTTGGACTGGTCCTAAGACTGACCTTGATGGTAACCCAATTGAAAACTCATTCCGTGCACACCAAATTCCAGTTCCAGTATCCCAAGATGACATGGAACACAAGGACATCCTTGTTGACTGGTTGAAGTCATACAAGCCAGAAGAATTGTTTGACGAAGATGGTCACCCAGTTGCTCTTGTTGAAGAGAACACACCAGAAGGTAACCGTCGTATGGCTATGAACCCTATCACTAATGGTGGTATCGATCCTAAGCCACTTGTATTGCCAAACTACCGTGATTTTGCTATTGATGTTCAAAATCCTGGTTCTGTTGTAAAGCAAGACATGCTTGAATGGGGTAAGTACCTCAACAAGATGGCTGAATTGAACCCAACTAACTTCCGTGGATTTGGTCCTGACGAATCTAAGTCAAACCGTCTTTACGCATTCCTTGATGGTCAAAAGCGTCAATGGATGGAAAGTGTCCACGAACCAAACGACGAAGATGTGGCTCCACAAGGTCGTATGATCGATTCACAACTTTCAGAACACCAAGCTGAAGGATTCCTTGAAGGTTACACATTAACTGGTCGTCACGGATTCTTCGCAACTTACGAAGCATTCGGTCGTATTGTTGATTCAATGCTTACTCAACACATGAAGTGGTTACGTAAGGCTAAGGATCTTTACTGGCGTCACCAATACCCAGCATTGAACTTTGTTGATACTTCTACTGTATTCCAACAAGATCACAACGGTTACACTCACCAAGATCCAGGTCTATTGACTCACTTATTTGAAAAGGAACGTCCAGATCTCGTTAAGGAATACTTGCCAGCAGATACTAACTCATTAATGGCTGTATCTAACAAGGCATTCCGTAACCAAGAATGCATCAACCTCTTCGTAACTTCTAAGCACCCACGTGCACAATGGTTCTCTATTGATGAAGCTACTCAATTGGCTGACAATGGTCTTGGCTACATTGACTGGGCATCTACTGACCAAGGTACTGAACCAGATGTTGTATTTGCATCTTCTGGTACTGAACCTACTGAAGAAGCTCTTGCAGCTATTGACATTCTTCATGACAACTTCCCTGAATTGAAGATTCGTTACATCAACATCATCGAAATTATGCGTTTGATGAACACTGACAAGAACCCTGAAGGTTTAACTGATGCTGAATTCAATAGTTACTTCACTACTGACAAGCCAGTTATCTTTGCATGGCACGGATTCCGTGACATGATCCAAGCATTGTTCTTCGATCGTGCTAACCGTAACGTTCACATTCACTCATACGAAGAAAATGGTGATATCACCACTCCATTCGACATGCGTGTATTAAACGAACTTGACCGGTTCCACTTAGCTAAGGACGCTATCCAAAGTGTTCCTGGTTACGAACAAAAGAGTGCTGCATTTGTTGCCAAGATGGACAACATGATCAACAAGCACAACCACTACATCCGTTCAGAAGGTAAGGACTTACCAGAAGTTACTAACTGGACTTGGAAGGGTCTTAAGTAA
- a CDS encoding GntR family transcriptional regulator, giving the protein MADLVYRSVMRDIKQKILGNEYPGMRLPDERSLSEIYEVSRSSIKRALGVLAQEGIIFKKRGSGTFINPLYLKNQSLFHYEGSNLGVTDSFRADGKKQGIKLLDYQVVPANKDVQEELFLNDNDFVYQIKRLRLIDDQPFMIETGFIPIKITPTLSPEIVNGSIFNYLEDKMGKRVTKSFMTIGVSPSDKQDQELLKLSSTEPVGIIDGIFFLDDGTPFEVSNMRIHYKYMKYSTFVSLDQEG; this is encoded by the coding sequence ATGGCAGACTTAGTATATCGCTCAGTGATGCGTGATATAAAACAAAAAATTTTAGGCAATGAATACCCCGGAATGCGGCTACCGGACGAACGAAGCTTAAGTGAGATTTACGAGGTAAGTCGAAGTTCAATCAAACGAGCGCTAGGTGTATTGGCGCAAGAAGGAATTATCTTCAAAAAGCGCGGTTCGGGAACATTCATTAATCCGCTCTACCTAAAAAATCAGTCCTTATTTCATTATGAGGGGAGTAATTTGGGAGTTACGGATAGTTTCCGTGCTGATGGGAAGAAGCAAGGAATTAAGTTGCTTGATTACCAGGTTGTTCCCGCAAATAAGGATGTACAAGAAGAGTTGTTCCTCAATGATAATGACTTTGTATACCAAATCAAACGGTTACGGCTAATTGATGACCAACCTTTTATGATTGAAACTGGTTTTATCCCGATTAAGATTACACCAACCTTATCTCCTGAAATTGTTAACGGCTCTATTTTTAATTATCTTGAGGATAAGATGGGAAAACGAGTTACCAAGTCATTCATGACCATTGGCGTATCACCGTCAGATAAACAAGACCAAGAATTATTAAAGTTAAGCTCGACAGAACCGGTGGGCATAATTGATGGAATCTTCTTTTTAGATGATGGAACACCATTTGAAGTTTCAAATATGCGTATTCACTATAAATACATGAAATATAGTACTTTTGTTAGCTTAGACCAGGAAGGCTAA
- the ybaK gene encoding Cys-tRNA(Pro) deacylase yields the protein MSKKNKKSKIKKTQVEQILDKNNIPYEQAEFPTHQGGDVRSMSVDRTGIDEHVIYKTLVLTGNVTGPLVGVIPVDTHLDEKKLAKVSGNKKVNMVPLKNLLKTTGYVHGANTPVGIYEKFQYPIFIDTEAKEQGEIYVSSGKVGRSVKLNAEDLAGLVHATFADLEQK from the coding sequence ATGAGTAAAAAGAATAAAAAAAGTAAAATAAAAAAAACGCAGGTGGAACAAATCTTAGATAAAAATAATATTCCATATGAGCAAGCTGAATTTCCGACGCATCAAGGTGGCGATGTCCGTTCAATGAGCGTTGACCGTACCGGTATTGATGAACATGTCATTTATAAAACCCTTGTCCTTACTGGTAATGTAACTGGCCCCTTAGTCGGAGTCATCCCCGTCGATACTCACCTTGACGAAAAGAAATTAGCTAAAGTTTCCGGCAACAAAAAAGTTAATATGGTTCCGCTTAAAAACTTGTTAAAGACAACAGGTTATGTTCATGGTGCTAACACGCCTGTAGGAATCTATGAAAAATTTCAATATCCGATTTTTATTGATACTGAAGCAAAAGAACAAGGCGAAATTTATGTTTCATCTGGAAAAGTTGGTCGATCGGTTAAACTAAACGCTGAAGACTTAGCCGGATTAGTTCATGCAACTTTTGCTGATTTAGAACAAAAGTAG
- a CDS encoding C69 family dipeptidase: MKKNLSACTTVLVGRNATIDGSTMAARNDDTFAPLTPQRFVTYPAYHNHPNQVKAYLNKCVIDRPADGYRYQGTPNVNYKTEGVFDESGFNEKNVGMSATESVYANARVLACDPLNTETGINEDLIVAATLPFIDSARDGVAYLGKLIAKYGSAEGNGVIFSDKDDVWYMEIVTGHHWVAQWIPDDAYAVTGNRIAIQQVDFNDKANFMWSDGIQEFVAKNHLNPDKYEWNFRHIFGTADIFDQHYNTPRQWYGHKVLNPETEFDPLDFDIPFIMQTDHRITLEDVEKILSSHYQGTPYDPLGHEGTDQQKHMFRPISLNRTQNSHVLQVRNDLPEAASTIMWMSFGIPTFTPYVPFFGNAEDIDVSYRETPEKLNMDLKSAYWMYRALSMIVESHHAEFSKADLDYLKDAREYLYRWVNEVAPRVKGMSSSEVSAFLSSKTHEMVAEMAKRTKTLMAELVMNGLELSKLTFQIDKNL, translated from the coding sequence ATGAAGAAAAATCTATCTGCTTGTACGACTGTCCTCGTAGGTCGTAATGCTACAATTGACGGTTCAACCATGGCAGCACGGAACGATGATACTTTCGCCCCACTTACACCACAACGTTTTGTAACTTATCCGGCATACCATAATCATCCCAATCAAGTCAAAGCTTATTTAAATAAGTGTGTGATTGACCGGCCTGCTGATGGTTACCGTTACCAAGGCACTCCTAATGTCAACTACAAAACTGAAGGAGTCTTTGACGAAAGTGGTTTTAATGAAAAGAACGTTGGGATGAGCGCCACAGAAAGTGTTTATGCTAATGCACGGGTTTTAGCCTGTGATCCGCTTAATACTGAAACAGGAATTAATGAAGACCTTATCGTTGCCGCTACCCTCCCCTTCATCGATAGTGCACGCGATGGGGTTGCTTACCTCGGTAAATTAATCGCTAAATACGGTTCTGCAGAAGGAAACGGGGTTATTTTTAGTGACAAAGATGATGTTTGGTATATGGAAATCGTTACTGGACATCACTGGGTTGCACAATGGATTCCAGATGATGCATACGCTGTTACTGGAAATCGAATTGCCATTCAGCAAGTTGATTTTAATGATAAGGCTAACTTTATGTGGTCTGACGGAATTCAAGAATTTGTTGCAAAGAACCATCTTAACCCAGACAAGTACGAATGGAATTTCCGTCATATTTTCGGAACTGCTGATATTTTTGATCAACACTACAACACGCCACGCCAATGGTACGGTCATAAGGTGTTAAATCCAGAAACTGAATTTGATCCGCTTGATTTTGATATTCCATTTATTATGCAAACGGATCATCGAATTACCCTTGAAGACGTGGAAAAGATCCTCAGTAGCCACTACCAAGGAACCCCTTACGATCCACTAGGCCATGAAGGTACCGATCAGCAAAAGCATATGTTCCGGCCAATTTCACTAAACCGGACGCAAAATTCCCACGTTCTTCAAGTCCGCAATGACTTACCAGAAGCTGCTTCAACGATTATGTGGATGAGCTTTGGTATTCCTACCTTTACCCCATACGTTCCATTCTTTGGTAATGCTGAAGATATTGATGTAAGCTATCGTGAAACACCAGAGAAACTTAATATGGATTTAAAGAGTGCTTACTGGATGTATCGGGCGCTTTCAATGATTGTCGAATCACACCATGCAGAATTTTCTAAGGCCGACTTGGATTATCTCAAAGATGCCCGTGAATACCTCTACCGCTGGGTAAATGAAGTTGCTCCACGGGTTAAGGGGATGTCATCTTCTGAAGTCAGTGCTTTCTTAAGTTCAAAGACGCATGAAATGGTTGCTGAAATGGCTAAACGAACAAAAACTTTAATGGCTGAGTTAGTAATGAATGGACTCGAACTTTCTAAGTTAACATTCCAAATCGATAAGAATTTGTAA
- a CDS encoding IS30 family transposase, with protein MTHLNDTMSTSLLTTHKKNAHLTKEERVMIATLKSQGLSNRAIGRQLGVNHQTINNELNRGTVRQLRRQKSNGKIYEYSYYIYSYEAGQATYLEHHRHSGRRRLYYSSKQFLRLADQLMLGEFDDHHYSPQAVIYKARDLMNDGTLIPKSVVTLYQWINEGVLRTSNLDLFEKPKRKHHRTHPQAKRCLGPNIAQRPQTADQRSEIGHWELDTVQGQKNGNDSVVLVMTDRLSRVNITSKIAGKTAHAVNQFFINLRQKMGTDAYYRIFKTITSDNGSEFSELTQVHDHVFYADPYSPWERGSNEINNRFLRKEITKGEAINNYSSAQIIATNDWMNHYPRAMFNGHSSMDIYRKAFYQEISQLHQPIINWSVLFI; from the coding sequence ATGACGCACTTAAATGATACCATGTCTACTAGTTTATTGACTACTCATAAAAAGAATGCTCATCTTACTAAAGAAGAACGTGTGATGATTGCGACTTTAAAGTCGCAAGGACTTTCCAATCGCGCAATTGGTCGCCAATTAGGAGTTAATCATCAAACAATTAATAACGAGCTCAACCGTGGTACGGTCCGCCAACTTCGTCGTCAAAAATCTAATGGTAAAATTTACGAATATTCTTACTACATCTATAGTTATGAAGCTGGTCAGGCCACATATCTTGAACATCACCGCCATTCTGGTCGTCGTCGCTTATATTATTCTTCAAAGCAATTTTTACGATTAGCTGATCAGCTAATGCTTGGTGAGTTTGACGACCACCATTACTCCCCACAAGCGGTTATTTATAAGGCTCGAGATTTAATGAATGATGGCACCCTGATCCCAAAGTCGGTTGTAACTTTATATCAATGGATTAATGAGGGTGTGCTTCGTACGTCCAATTTAGACCTCTTTGAAAAACCTAAACGTAAGCATCATCGAACTCATCCGCAAGCTAAAAGGTGCTTAGGGCCTAATATTGCTCAACGACCTCAAACTGCGGACCAACGGTCCGAAATTGGCCATTGGGAACTAGATACAGTTCAGGGACAGAAAAACGGTAATGACAGTGTTGTACTAGTAATGACTGATCGCCTTTCACGAGTTAATATCACGAGTAAAATTGCTGGTAAAACTGCGCATGCAGTAAATCAGTTCTTTATAAATTTACGCCAGAAAATGGGCACAGATGCTTACTATCGCATCTTTAAGACAATAACCTCTGACAACGGTTCAGAATTTAGTGAGTTAACACAAGTTCACGATCATGTTTTCTATGCTGATCCGTATTCCCCTTGGGAACGTGGATCCAATGAGATCAATAACCGGTTTCTCCGCAAGGAGATTACCAAAGGTGAAGCTATAAATAACTATAGTAGTGCTCAGATCATAGCGACTAATGATTGGATGAATCACTATCCACGAGCTATGTTTAATGGACATTCGTCAATGGATATCTATCGTAAGGCCTTCTACCAAGAGATATCACAGCTCCATCAACCAATAATCAATTGGTCAGTATTATTTATTTGA